The Drosophila suzukii chromosome X, CBGP_Dsuzu_IsoJpt1.0, whole genome shotgun sequence DNA window TGCTGAACTCCAAATAACAACACTGAGGGTAATTCTTTCGTAGTTGAATGCATTGAATTATTAATGGCATATTCGGCCTTAACTAAGAGTTTGCTCCAATCCTCGTGCTTAATTGGTTCAGTTATCTTGGCTAGCATCGCTTTTACAGTCCTATTTACTCTCTCCACCTGGCCGTTCGCCTGAGGTGACGCAGTTGCTACCTTAACGTGTTCgatattattttccaataaaAATTTTGCAAATTCTAATGACGTGAAACATGTACCTCTATCACTTACGATTCTACGTGGTCGACTGtaatattgaaaatatttcaaaaaacaaatgttaaCTTCTTTCGTACTCGTTGAATTTACCGGAaacaatttaacaaatttGGTAAATCCATCAATAATTACTAACAAATGTTTCTTTTTCGATATGACTGAGGGCAATGGTCCAAAATGATCTATATGTAATGTATCAAAAGGAATTGGTCGCTTGGGTATATTATGTAGTGTTCGATTATTCGCATGTGTGGGTACCGTAAACATGATACAGTTTAAACAATTTCCAATAAATGCTTCTATTTTAGATTTCATGTTCGGAAACCAATAATGTCTCATTATTTCCTTTAAACATTTCTCTGTACCTAAATGGCATAAATTTTCATGAACTCTTCTAATTATATGGGATTCCATTTCAGCTGGTACATATAACAGTTCAATATCATTCTCACCTAATCTATAAACAATTCCATCATTCAATATAAAGTTCTTCACAATTCCAAGTTCTAATTGTTCTTTCAATTTTACTATAATACTATCCCTATTTTGCGTTATCTGAAGCTGAAGATTAATGTCGTCACTGTCAATTACTGAAACTATTTGATCTTTGTTGTCTCTTCCCTGAATATTCACTACAGGTTCATATTCAAAATTCTCATTTAAGGCTGAAGGGTATCTACTCAATGTATCAACATGTGTCATATATTTTCCACTACGATGCTTAAgggtataattataattggccAACTCTAAAGCCCATCTGGCAATACTTGAATTAAGGCGTCCTTTTCCTAGACATAATACTACTGCATTACAATCTGTCACTATATTAAATGGAATTCCTTCTAGGTATATTCTAAATTTTCGTAATGAGTAGACTACAGCTAAAGTTTCCAATTTGAAGCTTTCATATCTTGCCTCTAATTTTGTTGCTCTTTGTGAAAAGTAGGCTATTGGGTGGAACTTGCTATCATCCTGTTTTTGCAATAAGATTCCACCAAATCCCTCGCTACTTGCGTCGCAATGCAATTCAGTTTCTCGGTTCGGGTTGTACAAAGATAGTATAggaaatgaaattaatttctcCCGAagatattcaaaaatattgatGCAATCTTCACTGAGTTCATACTTAGCGCCTACTTTTGTGAGCTCTTGCAATGGTTTCGCTATTTTTGAGTATGCCGGAATAAATCTCCTAAAGTACGAAAATAATCCTAAGCATTTTTGCATTCCATGGCGATCTTTTGGTATCGGAAGATGTTTAATAGTTGATGTGTGCTCATAATTTGGACTGATTCCTTTTCCACTGAGTGTGTACCCTAAAAATTCAATGCTTTCGTAAGCGAACTGGCATTTACTTatcttaatttccaatcggtACTCTGCTAAAATTCGTAAAACTCTTCCTACCGTCGTAAAATGTTCATTCAATGTCTTCGAACCTATAGCAATATCGTCGATATAGACTACTACATTTCCTTCGCGAATCAAAGGTTGCAGAATAAAGTTAATAAATCTCATGAATACTGCGGGTGCATTCATGAGTCCGAAAGGCATTCTTGTGTATTCATATTGACCGGAGGGTGTTACAAAAGCTGTATACTGCACTGAACTTTCTGCAACTTTCACTTGGTGGTATCCACTTTTCAAATCTAAAAGTGTGAAATACTTGTTTCCTTCTAATCTTTCTAAGCAGTCATCTATGAGGGGAAGCGGGTATCCATCACGAATGGTTATCTTATTAAGTTGTCTATAGTCTACACACATACGCTTTTCTCCGGATTTTTTCTTAACAAGTACAATAGCGGAACTATAGGGCGAATTGCTTTCTCTTATAAATCCCTTTTTCAATAACTCATCAATTTTTAAATCTACTTCTTTCTTTTCCTGATATGAAAGTCTTCTTGGTACAGATCGTACAGGCTCTTCCGACTTAAGTCTTAGTCTCATTTCATAGCTATGTTGGATAGCTGGGATGTTGGATAAATTTAAGTAATTTAATCTTATTATTTCATTTAGTTCGCACCTATCCTTATCGCTTAACTTCGGGTCAATGTCAATACTTTCATCATCCTTAAATACATCAATACTATATATGTATGGTATGCTATCATTACTATCTATTTTACTCTCATTACATAATTCTTCAAATCTTCTACTGCTTTTCAATGGGTCACTGTCTCGATATGTTTCAATATTCACTAAACTCTTCAATGGTTCACTGTCAATGTTCAACCTATTCAATGATTCACTGTCTCGATATGCTTCAATATTCACTAAACTCTTCAATGGTTCACTGTCAATGTTCAATCTATTCAATGATTCACTGTCTCGATATGCTTCAATATTCACTAAACTCTTCAATGGTTCACTGTCAATGTTCAATCTATTCAATGATTCACTGTCTCGATATGCTTCAATATTCACTAAACTCTTCAATGGTTCACTGTCTCGATATGCTTCAATATTCTTAAATAAATGCAATTCTACAATTTCTTTTACCTTATccttaaaaatcaattttattccaaatttttccaaaaacttACGTCCTAAAAGAACATTAGTTGCAACATAGTTGTTGGGTacaacaaaaaatgaaatttcttCTTCTCTGTTTTGAAAAATAAGTCTAACAAATATTTTCCCgaaagttttaattttaaatccattaaCTCCACAGTAGTCCGTCGGAAACAATACATCGCTAAAGTTACTATAAGGAATCGCAGCGTGCTGAATTAAATTAATGGCGCTTCCCGTATCAAACATGGCAGAAAGTAAGGTTACGTTAGGCTTCTGTTGACAATCAGTGTAAAAATATACTCCTACCTGGTTAACAATCGGAATAAACATATTGTGCCCCTCTTCGTCATCTCGAATCGGCTGGTTGTTGGCTGCGCCCACCATCCGCGGATTAATTGTAGGCTTCTGTTGACAATCCTTCAGCATATGTTGGAGGGATCCACAACGGAAACAGGACCCCTTCTCGCGTTTCGACGCAGTACACGACGAAGCGTAATGCCCATAAGCGGAACAATTATAGCAGCGGATTGTGTTCCGCTCATTTCCAGAACTTTCTGCACGGTGGGAAAAATTGTGCGACTTCTTACTTAGACTTGCATACTTCCGAGCCAACTCTTTCAATTGTCCGATTGTTGTAGCTGTGTACAATAGGGCGATATTGGCTGAACGATCACGAAAACCATCAATGATGAACTGGACTGTCAATTTTTCGTCGATGTTAGCACGCATAGCAATTTCCTCCATAAGAAGTATGTATCCCATAACGGTGTTCTTCGCAGGGTTAAAAATGGTTTCCTTTAACAGCAATACAATATCAGCAGTTGAACTGCCATGACCAAATGTTTCTATAAAGTTTTTCTTAAATTCGTCGTAAGTACTCGATCGGTCAACACGCACAAACAAGTCCGCATCTGTGCCCGGTTTCATAAGCATTCGTACGCAGCGCAATTGAAAATTTTTACACTCATTAACATCTCTGCAGATTCTCTCAAAATCCAAAATCCACTTAAGAGCTTCCTCATTTTCAGTGGCAGAAAACGGGACCACGAGCTGCTTTACCATTCTAATGTCATCTGTCgtcttgttgttgttttgcatCAATCCGGCCAATATCTTTTTCTTTTCAGCCACCCTTATGGCGGCGTCAAGCaatgcttcttcttcttccaatgtgtgtatgtgtatgtCTTCGCTAGCGGTTCCTTGACTTAGTATATCAATTTTGGCGTCTTCTTCCTCCAATGTGTTTTCCGGGATATCAGCCGCTTCTTGGCAACCGGCATCCAACGCAAGCTTGCGCAATTGCCTTAAAGTTGCACTTGCTGGGAACAAGATTTCATTGGCTTGTAGCCACTCAACAATTTGTTTCTTGTCCatttcagaaaaaaaaactgtgTGTCCTCAGATAACCAGAAATGTAGGCGGGTGTTTAAAAAGGTGTCAATCCCACTTCTGAAGTTGTTATTGCCGTTCTGTTTCACTTTTTATTTGTCTGTTTTATTTTGGCTTAAATTTACACATGTGCTCGCTAGCTCTCTTATATCGCAGTGTGACCGTTCTCCGCTCTTTTCAATATCCTTATCATAATATATTAGCTTAACTTAGTTTTACATTGAATCGGAATAtcggaattggtacataaatGCGGAAGTTAGCATGTGAACGATATTAATACTAAACAGTCATCGGCATACAGCTTATTCTATGAACCTCTCTAATACACTGCTAACAATAGCGACTTCTCTCccttgtaaaaaattattatccGGACTAAACCTCCTTCCCGGAATGACTTTAAAGTCAATTAAATGTGATCTAAACAGTCggattatatatataatttgtaCTAGGTTTATTTAAATAGTAAAATAAAGGAATGAATTACTGAATCCATTAGCTTAAATCAAGCTGATAGTTATATGTATGATA harbors:
- the LOC139353394 gene encoding uncharacterized protein — its product is MDKKQIVEWLQANEILFPASATLRQLRKLALDAGCQEAADIPENTLEEEDAKIDILSQGTASEDIHIHTLEEEEALLDAAIRVAEKKKILAGLMQNNNKTTDDIRMVKQLVVPFSATENEEALKWILDFERICRDVNECKNFQLRCVRMLMKPGTDADLFVRVDRSSTYDEFKKNFIETFGHGSSTADIVLLLKETIFNPAKNTVMGYILLMEEIAMRANIDEKLTVQFIIDGFRDRSANIALLYTATTIGQLKELARKYASLSKKSHNFSHRAESSGNERNTIRCYNCSAYGHYASSCTASKREKGSCFRCGSLQHMLKDCQQKPTINPRMVGAANNQPIRDDEEGHNMFIPIVNQRH